A single genomic interval of Shewanella halotolerans harbors:
- a CDS encoding M3 family metallopeptidase produces the protein MKLNLIAFAVVGALSTTVLLSGCQSSSSTTQATASIEEQNPLMQPSPLQYQAPDFSQIKDEHFKSALEQGINEHYAQVLTIADNSEPATFANTIVALETSGELLTRASKVFYNLTGSNSNPALRKLQGEMAPKMAAHSDNIHLNGKLFARIDSLYQSRNTLGLTAEEVRLIEIYHQRFVMAGAKLTEAQKAQIRLLNEEQSKLTNEFGQRLLRLTKEIAVVVDSVDELKGLSDSEIRAAKADASAAGHEGKYLINITNTTRQPILAKLENRELRQKVWQASSTRGMSGDNETASLVARLAQLRAERAQLLGYKSWADYRLTPQMAKTPDAVYQMFGSMVPAVVANTQKEADDIQAMIDKTGGDFTLAPWDWAFYAEKVRKDKFDLDGAAIKPYFEFNRVLEDGVFFTLERLYGVTLKPRPDLPVYHEDVKAYEMFDADGSSMAIFYADYFAREGKRGGAWMSSFVTQSKLLNQKPVVVNVMNIKKAPEGEPTFVSYDEVTTMFHEMGHGTHGMFSKVTYPSLSGTAVSRDFVEFPSTFEEDWAAHPEVLANYAKHYETGEVIPDELLQKLLKSRSFNQGFDTLEYMAAALVDLEWHSLSSDAPLQDVAEFEAKALKKHGINIAAVPPRYKSTYFAHAFPGGYSASYYAYMWSEILAADAFAYVQTQGGLNREIGMKYRKTIREVGNSVPPMEAYKAFRGQAPTTDALLQRRGLN, from the coding sequence ATGAAATTGAATCTTATCGCCTTTGCCGTCGTCGGCGCCTTATCGACCACAGTCCTCCTCAGTGGTTGTCAATCAAGCAGCTCTACCACACAGGCCACCGCCAGCATCGAGGAGCAAAACCCGCTGATGCAACCAAGCCCCCTGCAATATCAGGCCCCAGATTTTAGCCAGATCAAGGATGAGCATTTTAAGAGCGCCCTAGAGCAAGGCATCAATGAGCATTATGCCCAGGTGCTGACCATTGCCGACAACAGCGAACCCGCCACCTTTGCCAACACTATCGTGGCACTGGAGACCAGCGGCGAGCTGCTGACCCGCGCCTCCAAGGTGTTCTATAACCTAACAGGGTCAAACAGCAACCCGGCGCTGCGTAAGCTTCAGGGCGAGATGGCGCCTAAGATGGCCGCCCACTCGGACAACATCCACCTCAACGGCAAGCTATTTGCCCGCATCGACAGCCTGTATCAGAGCCGCAACACCTTAGGGCTGACCGCCGAAGAGGTGCGCCTCATCGAGATCTACCACCAACGCTTCGTCATGGCCGGTGCCAAGCTGACCGAGGCGCAAAAAGCGCAAATACGCCTGCTTAACGAAGAGCAATCTAAGCTTACCAATGAGTTTGGTCAGCGTCTGCTGAGACTTACCAAGGAGATCGCCGTCGTGGTCGACAGCGTCGATGAGCTTAAGGGACTGTCAGACAGCGAGATCCGCGCCGCCAAGGCCGATGCCAGTGCCGCTGGCCATGAAGGCAAGTATCTCATCAATATCACCAATACCACCCGCCAACCTATCCTGGCCAAGCTTGAAAACCGTGAGCTGCGCCAGAAGGTGTGGCAAGCCTCGTCGACTCGCGGCATGAGCGGTGACAACGAGACAGCATCGCTGGTTGCCCGCCTGGCACAGCTTCGCGCCGAGCGCGCCCAATTACTGGGTTACAAGAGCTGGGCCGACTACCGCCTGACGCCGCAGATGGCCAAGACCCCGGATGCCGTCTACCAGATGTTCGGCTCTATGGTGCCCGCCGTGGTGGCCAACACCCAGAAAGAAGCCGATGATATCCAGGCGATGATCGACAAGACAGGTGGCGACTTCACCCTGGCGCCATGGGACTGGGCGTTTTATGCCGAGAAGGTGCGCAAAGATAAGTTCGACCTGGACGGCGCCGCCATCAAGCCCTATTTCGAATTCAACCGTGTACTGGAAGATGGCGTCTTCTTCACCCTGGAGCGTCTCTATGGTGTGACCCTCAAGCCGCGCCCGGACTTGCCTGTCTACCATGAAGATGTGAAGGCTTACGAGATGTTTGACGCCGACGGCAGCTCTATGGCGATCTTCTACGCCGACTACTTTGCCCGCGAAGGCAAGCGCGGCGGCGCTTGGATGAGCTCCTTCGTGACCCAGTCTAAGCTGCTAAACCAGAAGCCTGTGGTGGTCAACGTGATGAACATCAAGAAGGCCCCAGAGGGTGAGCCGACCTTCGTCAGCTACGACGAAGTCACCACCATGTTCCATGAGATGGGCCACGGCACCCACGGCATGTTTTCTAAGGTGACCTACCCTAGCCTGTCGGGCACGGCCGTGTCCCGCGACTTTGTGGAGTTCCCGTCGACCTTCGAGGAAGATTGGGCGGCTCACCCCGAGGTGCTAGCCAACTACGCCAAGCACTATGAGACAGGCGAGGTGATCCCCGATGAGCTGCTGCAGAAACTGCTGAAATCACGCAGCTTCAACCAGGGCTTCGACACCCTGGAATATATGGCGGCGGCCCTGGTGGATCTCGAGTGGCACTCACTTAGCAGCGATGCCCCACTGCAAGATGTGGCCGAATTCGAAGCCAAGGCACTTAAGAAACACGGCATCAATATCGCCGCCGTGCCGCCACGCTACAAGTCGACTTACTTTGCCCATGCCTTCCCGGGTGGCTATTCGGCCAGCTACTACGCCTACATGTGGAGTGAGATCCTGGCGGCAGACGCCTTTGCCTATGTGCAGACCCAGGGTGGCCTCAACCGCGAAATAGGCATGAAGTATCGCAAGACCATCCGCGAGGTGGGTAACAGCGTGCCGCCGATGGAAGCCTACAAGGCCTTCCGTGGTCAGGCACCGACCACTGATGCCCTGCTTCAGCGCCGTGGCCTCAACTAA
- a CDS encoding amidohydrolase family protein: MRIHFLSVSASLAACLLASPSAIANSQLTDNTPKLTALSHATLIIAPGETKQDATLLIEDNKIKAIIPNDKIPEDAYVIDMTGKLIYPGFIDPYTNYGIDFKYDQQKVARPVYEIKRIGGNADNGAVHAEKEWFNYIYPDQEAAKQWIDNGFTSVQTGMLDGIFRGRAATVSLAPLKANDIIYRAKSSHLLAFDKGSSIQDYPNSLMGSIALIRQTLADANWYQANIDKADSATQEKNIEFNIALERLGDISKSPTVFETKNLNNLLRAAHLLNEFKLPATLVGSGREYARLDEVKASGFSIIAPLNFPAAPNIKDGDKEREISLAHLRHWERAPSNPHALESAGIPFAFTQHGIKTDAFWPRLRQAVKQGLSQETALAALTTEAAEIAGISAFSGKLKPGFMADLVVTDGDIFTQGKIVSVWLQGSETQKVPRDRHWLSQGYQLTLGELTLDLDLVDDDKLSGTLASGEQEIKLSDLKYAKERLTFNADLGEAGYPGISRFTLWFDAQGIHGRMLDKGNRQHPIAGVVMAKDAIDGSGESDERGESGEQKATESPAPELVSKLTKPNTAYGLTAQPKAERLHIKNATLWTSNEQGVLEGYDLLIRDGRIEKIGQSLKTPSGYQTLDATGKHLSAGIIDEHSHIALNGGTNEDTDAVTAEVRIGDVINPDDIAIYRALAGGVTTAQLLHGSANPIGGQAQVIQMRWGESAEAMKLKQAPASIKFALGENVKQANWGDNYNRRFPQSRIGVKSLFEEAFNEALAYEKALADYDRLRSSQQRKQVAPKPNYRLEAVAEVLRGDRQVHIHSYVQSEILMFLRLAEAYKFKVGTFTHILEGYKVAEEMAKHGTYASTFSDWWAYKFEVYDAIPQNTCLMHNKGVLTSINSDDYEMQRRLNQEAAKSMMYCDMSPTDAWNMVTINPAKQLGIDQLTGSLEEGKQADLVLWSDSPLSVYAKVENTWVGGRRYFDRQQDKQAQHEVEQERAALIQAVLTRDKPEVPGETPEEKSEPQWHCDTHYNAWGTAMSEHKALSEHKAMNQNSAQQSSAHNHAFMEAF; encoded by the coding sequence ATGCGAATCCATTTTCTCTCTGTGAGCGCGAGTCTGGCGGCCTGTCTCTTGGCGAGTCCGTCCGCGATAGCGAATTCTCAATTAACTGATAACACGCCAAAACTAACGGCGCTGTCCCACGCCACCCTGATAATCGCCCCCGGCGAAACCAAGCAGGATGCCACACTGTTAATTGAAGATAATAAAATTAAAGCCATTATTCCCAACGACAAAATACCCGAGGATGCCTATGTTATCGACATGACGGGTAAGTTGATATACCCCGGCTTTATCGATCCCTACACCAATTACGGTATCGACTTTAAATATGACCAGCAGAAAGTGGCTCGCCCGGTATATGAAATTAAGCGTATCGGTGGCAACGCCGATAATGGTGCCGTGCATGCAGAGAAAGAGTGGTTTAACTATATTTATCCCGACCAGGAAGCGGCGAAGCAATGGATAGATAATGGATTTACCAGCGTACAAACCGGCATGTTGGATGGGATATTCAGAGGCCGGGCGGCGACAGTCTCGCTGGCGCCGTTAAAAGCCAATGACATTATTTATCGCGCAAAATCCAGCCACCTGCTCGCCTTCGATAAAGGCAGTTCGATTCAGGATTATCCCAACTCCTTGATGGGTAGCATCGCCCTTATTCGACAAACTCTGGCCGATGCCAACTGGTATCAGGCCAATATCGATAAAGCGGACTCGGCTACCCAAGAGAAGAACATAGAGTTTAATATCGCGCTCGAACGCCTGGGCGATATAAGCAAGAGCCCTACGGTATTTGAAACCAAGAATTTAAATAACTTGCTGCGCGCCGCTCACTTATTAAACGAGTTTAAATTGCCGGCGACTCTAGTCGGCAGTGGCCGAGAATATGCGCGACTCGATGAGGTGAAAGCCAGCGGCTTTAGCATAATTGCGCCGCTCAATTTTCCCGCGGCGCCCAATATTAAAGATGGCGATAAAGAGAGAGAGATAAGCCTGGCTCATCTGCGCCACTGGGAACGCGCGCCGAGTAACCCTCATGCACTGGAAAGCGCCGGTATTCCCTTTGCCTTTACCCAACATGGTATCAAAACCGACGCCTTCTGGCCTAGACTCAGACAGGCAGTCAAGCAGGGGCTGAGCCAAGAAACCGCATTGGCAGCGCTCACCACAGAGGCGGCAGAAATCGCCGGCATCTCGGCCTTCAGCGGCAAGCTGAAACCCGGCTTCATGGCGGATCTTGTGGTCACAGATGGCGACATCTTTACCCAAGGCAAGATAGTCAGCGTCTGGCTGCAGGGCAGCGAGACCCAAAAGGTACCCCGCGACAGACACTGGCTAAGCCAGGGCTATCAGCTGACCCTGGGCGAACTCACCCTAGATCTGGACTTGGTCGATGACGACAAACTGAGCGGCACCCTGGCCAGCGGCGAGCAGGAGATCAAACTCAGCGATCTTAAATATGCCAAAGAACGTCTCACCTTCAACGCCGATCTCGGCGAGGCGGGATATCCTGGCATCAGCCGTTTCACCCTCTGGTTCGACGCCCAGGGTATTCATGGTCGTATGCTCGACAAGGGCAATCGCCAACATCCCATAGCTGGTGTGGTGATGGCTAAAGACGCCATTGATGGCAGTGGTGAAAGTGATGAGAGAGGTGAGAGTGGTGAACAGAAAGCAACCGAGTCACCTGCGCCCGAACTCGTCTCTAAGCTGACCAAGCCCAACACCGCCTACGGCCTAACGGCGCAGCCCAAGGCTGAGCGCCTGCATATCAAAAACGCCACCCTGTGGACCTCGAACGAGCAAGGGGTGCTGGAAGGCTATGATCTGCTTATCCGCGATGGTCGTATCGAGAAGATAGGCCAATCCCTCAAGACGCCATCTGGCTACCAAACCCTGGATGCCACGGGTAAACACCTGAGCGCAGGTATTATCGACGAGCACTCCCACATCGCCCTTAACGGCGGTACCAATGAAGATACCGACGCAGTCACCGCCGAGGTGCGTATCGGCGATGTGATCAATCCAGACGATATCGCCATCTACCGCGCGCTGGCGGGCGGGGTGACCACGGCGCAGCTCCTCCACGGCAGCGCCAACCCCATAGGCGGACAGGCCCAGGTGATCCAGATGCGCTGGGGCGAGAGCGCCGAGGCGATGAAACTCAAGCAGGCCCCCGCCAGCATCAAGTTTGCCCTGGGTGAAAACGTCAAGCAGGCCAACTGGGGCGACAACTACAATCGTCGCTTCCCCCAGAGCCGCATCGGGGTGAAGTCGCTGTTTGAGGAAGCCTTCAACGAGGCGCTCGCCTACGAGAAGGCCCTGGCCGACTATGATCGCCTACGCAGCAGTCAGCAACGCAAGCAGGTAGCGCCTAAGCCAAACTATCGCCTCGAGGCGGTGGCCGAGGTGCTACGTGGCGATCGTCAGGTACACATTCACTCATATGTGCAATCTGAGATCTTGATGTTCCTGCGCCTCGCCGAGGCCTACAAATTTAAGGTTGGCACCTTCACCCATATCCTGGAGGGCTACAAGGTGGCCGAGGAGATGGCCAAGCATGGCACCTACGCCTCCACCTTCTCCGACTGGTGGGCCTACAAGTTCGAGGTCTATGACGCCATACCGCAGAACACTTGCCTGATGCACAACAAGGGGGTGCTCACCAGCATCAACTCGGACGACTATGAGATGCAGAGACGCCTCAACCAGGAGGCGGCAAAATCCATGATGTATTGCGATATGTCGCCAACTGACGCCTGGAACATGGTCACCATCAACCCGGCCAAACAGCTGGGGATCGACCAGCTGACTGGCTCATTGGAAGAAGGCAAGCAGGCCGACCTGGTGCTCTGGAGCGACTCTCCCCTCTCCGTCTATGCCAAGGTGGAGAACACCTGGGTGGGCGGTCGTCGCTACTTCGACCGCCAGCAGGATAAACAGGCGCAACATGAGGTGGAGCAGGAGCGCGCCGCACTGATCCAGGCGGTGTTGACCCGGGATAAACCCGAGGTCCCCGGCGAGACACCAGAAGAGAAGAGCGAGCCCCAGTGGCACTGCGACACCCATTACAACGCCTGGGGCACAGCCATGAGCGAGCATAAAGCCCTTAGCGAGCATAAAGCCATGAACCAAAACAGCGCCCAGCAATCTAGCGCCCACAACCACGCATTCATGGAGGCATTCTAA
- a CDS encoding H-NS family histone-like protein, whose translation MSEFLDILTHGRRFKAAVKELSVEDLKDVAVKLEKIITEKEKQAEEESAVMAERNAKIEEIRQQMEAVGLSIDDLGTVAAKPAPKKRAPRPPKYKIEVNGETITWTGQGRTPTVFKNELDKGRSLEDFLI comes from the coding sequence ATGAGCGAATTTCTAGATATATTGACGCATGGTCGTCGCTTTAAAGCTGCTGTTAAAGAATTGTCGGTAGAAGATTTAAAAGATGTAGCGGTTAAGCTTGAAAAAATCATCACTGAGAAAGAGAAGCAAGCAGAAGAAGAAAGCGCGGTTATGGCCGAGCGCAATGCAAAGATAGAAGAGATTCGCCAACAAATGGAAGCTGTTGGTTTATCAATTGACGATTTAGGTACAGTGGCTGCTAAGCCAGCTCCTAAAAAACGTGCTCCACGCCCACCAAAATATAAAATTGAAGTGAATGGCGAAACGATCACTTGGACGGGTCAGGGTCGCACACCAACCGTATTTAAGAATGAATTAGATAAGGGTCGTTCACTCGAAGACTTCCTTATCTAA
- a CDS encoding electron transfer flavoprotein subunit alpha/FixB family protein, which translates to MAILVIAEHDNATLKLDTAKVVACAQAIGSEVDVMVAGHNCGAAVESAKQLAGVRQVLVADSGVYANAIAENLSQLIVSVASEYQHILAAASSVGKDVLPRVAALLDVAQISEVVEVVSEDTFVRPIYAGSAMATVQSLDAIKVMTVRASAFDAVGQDGSASVQTLDSEYSGEVEFVTQTLSVSERPDLGAASVVVSGGRAMGSAENFAILEQLADKLGGALGASRAAVDAGYVPNDLQVGQTGKIVAPDLYIAVGISGAIQHLAGMKDSKVIVAINKDPEAPIFQVADYGLEADLFEAVPKLLELL; encoded by the coding sequence ATGGCGATTCTAGTAATAGCAGAACATGATAATGCGACTTTAAAACTCGATACCGCCAAGGTAGTGGCTTGTGCTCAGGCGATCGGTAGCGAAGTCGATGTGATGGTGGCCGGTCACAACTGTGGCGCCGCAGTCGAGAGCGCCAAGCAGCTTGCCGGTGTGCGTCAGGTATTGGTGGCCGATAGCGGCGTTTATGCCAATGCCATCGCCGAAAACCTGTCACAGCTGATCGTCTCAGTGGCCAGCGAGTATCAACACATCCTGGCTGCGGCTTCAAGCGTCGGTAAAGATGTGCTGCCTCGTGTGGCGGCGCTTCTGGATGTGGCGCAGATCTCTGAAGTGGTCGAAGTGGTGAGCGAAGATACTTTCGTGCGTCCTATCTATGCCGGTAGCGCCATGGCGACGGTGCAGAGCCTGGATGCCATCAAGGTGATGACGGTTCGTGCCAGTGCCTTCGATGCGGTAGGTCAGGATGGTAGCGCCTCGGTGCAGACTCTGGACAGCGAATACAGCGGCGAAGTTGAGTTTGTGACTCAGACCCTGTCTGTGTCAGAGCGTCCCGATCTTGGTGCCGCCTCTGTGGTGGTTTCAGGCGGCCGGGCCATGGGCAGCGCCGAGAACTTCGCGATTCTCGAGCAGTTGGCCGATAAGCTGGGCGGGGCACTGGGTGCATCGCGCGCCGCGGTCGACGCAGGTTACGTGCCAAACGATCTACAGGTGGGTCAGACGGGTAAGATTGTCGCGCCGGATCTCTATATCGCCGTGGGTATTTCGGGTGCCATCCAGCACCTTGCGGGGATGAAAGATTCTAAGGTGATCGTGGCGATCAACAAAGATCCTGAGGCGCCTATCTTCCAGGTGGCCGACTATGGTCTGGAAGCGGATCTGTTCGAGGCAGTGCCTAAGCTACTCGAACTTCTTTAA
- a CDS encoding Na+/H+ antiporter NhaC family protein, producing the protein MTTLSYADSALSLLPPVVAILLAIFTRRVLLSLGVGILLGALLIADFSPLDMGQYLGQQVVGLFWDDGALNSWNVYLLGFLILLGMITALITVSGAAKAFADWARQHIRNKRDAKLLTMFLGCVVFIDDYFNSLVVGSVARPLTDRYYISRSKLAYLLDSTAAPICVISPVSSWGAYIIALIGGILTAHGFTDSGHLSVFIQMIPMNFYAIFALVLLLCVAFMGLDVGPMRQHELNAQKGNLYDESKGLPPGANSDLPEADSGKILGLFLPITVLVFATIYFMIGSGADALAAENLPFSVIGAFEKTDVASSLFFGAVVGLAATLVLVVSQGLDKALILKGVIAGARSMLPAIYILLFAWTIAGVIGQMETGKYMASLATGNIPFALLPAVLFVLAGLTAFSTGTSWGTFGIMLPIAADMAMGTHTNMMLPMLASVLAGAVFGDHCSPISDTTILSSTGANCHHIDHVLTQLPYALIVAGISLVGYTVLGFTESVGAGLAACSGVFVVSILVLRHKANRPA; encoded by the coding sequence ATGACAACTTTGAGTTATGCCGATTCGGCACTTTCTTTGCTGCCGCCCGTGGTAGCGATTCTGCTGGCGATCTTTACCCGCCGCGTCCTGCTCTCACTCGGTGTGGGGATCCTCCTGGGGGCACTGTTAATTGCCGATTTTTCACCGCTGGATATGGGGCAATACCTGGGACAGCAGGTGGTGGGCCTGTTTTGGGATGATGGCGCCCTAAACAGCTGGAACGTTTATCTGCTGGGTTTCTTGATTCTGCTTGGGATGATCACCGCACTCATTACCGTCAGCGGCGCCGCCAAGGCCTTTGCCGATTGGGCGCGCCAGCATATTCGCAACAAGCGTGATGCCAAGCTGCTCACCATGTTCCTGGGCTGTGTGGTCTTTATCGATGATTACTTCAACAGCCTGGTGGTGGGCAGCGTCGCCAGACCCCTCACAGACAGATACTATATCTCGCGTAGCAAGCTGGCTTATCTGCTGGACTCAACCGCCGCGCCTATCTGTGTGATCTCACCCGTCTCTAGCTGGGGCGCCTACATCATCGCGCTGATCGGCGGCATCCTCACCGCCCACGGCTTTACCGACAGCGGTCATCTGAGCGTGTTCATCCAGATGATCCCGATGAACTTCTACGCCATCTTCGCCTTGGTGTTGCTGCTATGCGTCGCCTTCATGGGGCTGGATGTGGGCCCGATGCGTCAGCATGAACTCAATGCGCAAAAAGGCAATCTGTATGATGAGTCTAAGGGCTTACCGCCCGGGGCTAACAGCGACCTGCCCGAGGCCGATTCTGGCAAGATCTTAGGCCTGTTCCTGCCTATTACTGTGCTGGTGTTTGCCACCATCTACTTCATGATAGGTAGCGGTGCCGATGCCCTGGCGGCGGAGAATCTGCCCTTTAGCGTCATTGGTGCCTTCGAGAAGACAGACGTTGCCTCATCGCTCTTCTTCGGCGCCGTGGTTGGTCTAGCTGCGACCTTGGTATTAGTGGTCAGTCAGGGACTGGATAAGGCGCTTATCCTTAAAGGCGTGATTGCCGGTGCCCGCTCTATGCTGCCCGCCATCTATATTCTGCTGTTCGCCTGGACCATCGCCGGTGTGATAGGCCAGATGGAGACGGGTAAATATATGGCCAGCCTGGCGACCGGTAATATTCCCTTCGCGCTGCTGCCAGCCGTACTGTTCGTGCTGGCGGGTCTGACCGCCTTCTCCACAGGTACCAGCTGGGGCACCTTCGGCATCATGCTGCCTATCGCCGCCGATATGGCCATGGGCACCCATACCAACATGATGTTGCCTATGCTGGCCTCTGTGCTGGCGGGCGCCGTGTTTGGCGATCACTGCTCGCCTATCTCGGACACCACCATCTTGTCTTCTACCGGCGCCAACTGTCACCACATAGACCATGTGCTGACTCAGCTGCCCTATGCCCTTATCGTGGCGGGGATCAGCCTGGTGGGTTATACCGTGCTGGGCTTTACCGAGTCAGTCGGCGCGGGACTGGCCGCCTGTAGTGGAGTGTTTGTGGTAAGCATTCTGGTGCTGCGCCATAAGGCTAATCGCCCGGCTTAA
- a CDS encoding electron transfer flavoprotein subunit beta/FixA family protein, with translation MKVLVPVKRVVDANVKVRVNADNTNVDTANLKMAINPFCEIAVEEAVRLKEAGIATEIVVATIGPKASQEQLRTAMALGADRGIHVETDEELAPLSIAKILNAIQANEQAQLIMLGKQSIDGDNNQTGQMLAALAGLPQATFASEVKVEGEQLVVTREIDGGLQTLKMPLPAIVTTDLRLNEPRYAKLPNIMKAKRKPLDTVTVDSLGVTLKQHQKVLKVTPPAERQAGIMVASVEELVEKLKNEAKVI, from the coding sequence ATGAAAGTATTGGTGCCAGTTAAACGCGTCGTCGATGCTAATGTGAAGGTCAGGGTTAACGCTGACAATACAAATGTCGATACCGCAAATCTGAAGATGGCCATTAACCCATTTTGTGAGATTGCTGTAGAAGAAGCGGTACGTTTGAAAGAAGCAGGTATTGCGACCGAGATTGTGGTAGCAACCATAGGGCCTAAGGCGTCGCAAGAGCAGCTACGCACGGCGATGGCGCTGGGCGCCGACCGCGGTATCCATGTGGAAACCGACGAAGAGCTTGCGCCGCTTTCTATTGCAAAGATCCTTAATGCGATTCAAGCCAATGAACAGGCTCAGCTGATCATGCTGGGTAAGCAATCAATCGATGGCGACAACAACCAGACAGGTCAGATGCTGGCGGCGTTGGCTGGACTGCCTCAGGCTACCTTTGCTTCTGAGGTGAAGGTTGAAGGCGAACAGCTAGTCGTGACCCGTGAAATCGACGGCGGCCTGCAGACCCTTAAGATGCCACTGCCTGCGATTGTCACCACAGACCTACGTCTGAACGAACCTCGCTATGCCAAATTACCTAACATCATGAAGGCGAAACGTAAGCCGCTCGATACCGTGACGGTAGACAGCCTGGGCGTGACCCTGAAGCAGCACCAGAAGGTGCTCAAGGTGACACCGCCTGCCGAGCGTCAAGCGGGTATTATGGTGGCTTCTGTCGAGGAGCTGGTGGAAAAGCTAAAGAATGAAGCGAAGGTGATCTAA